The following proteins are co-located in the Haliotis asinina isolate JCU_RB_2024 chromosome 13, JCU_Hal_asi_v2, whole genome shotgun sequence genome:
- the LOC137259553 gene encoding glycoprotein-N-acetylgalactosamine 3-beta-galactosyltransferase 1-like, with amino-acid sequence MQNPSKDYHEEFHKSLRQYLSGNIKFEDLHRHEDNDDVSKALYEKEKVLCWIMTSPKNLAVKARVVRDTWSRRCNKVLFMSSATNKKFPTIGLNVPEGRTHLTAKTMQAFSHIYKNHFDDADWFMKADDDSYVVLENLRFFLTSQNKSKPVFFGHHLKAFVKEGYSQGGAGYVLSKEALRRYGKKGHDSKLCRRDGGPEDVEFGRCMAKLGVKKVNTTDALGRSRFHPLQPESYFDQNGAKKVLTPTTNQELTPATNQELTTTTNQILTPTTNQELTPTTSQELTPTTNQKLAPSTSQEMTPTTNQELAPTTNQEVTPTTNQEMTPTTKQELTPTINQEMTPTTNQELTPAT; translated from the exons ATGCAGAATCCATCAAAGGACTACCATGAAGAATTTCATAAGTCGTTGCGCCAATACTTGTCCGGGAATATCAAATTTGAGGACTTACATCGCCATGAAG ATAATGATGACGTATCCAAGGCTCTGTATGAAAAGGAGAAAGTGCTCTGCTGGATTATGACGTCACCAAAGAACTTGGCTGTTAAAGCACGTGTAGTTCGTGACACCTGGAGTAGGCGCTGCAACAAAGTCCTCTTCATGAGCTCTGCGACAAACAAAAAGTTCCCTACAATTGGATTAAACGTACCGGAAGGCCGAACACATTTGACAGCCAAAACTATGCAGGCTTTCAGTCACATTTACAAAAACCACTTTGACGATGCCGACTGGTTCATGAAAGCTGACGATGACTCATATGTTGTTTTAGAAAATCTCCGGTTCTTTTTGACGTCCCAAAACAAATCCAAACCTGTATTTTTTGGCCATCATCTCAAGGCTTTTGTCAAAGAAGGGTACTCCCAGGGGGGTGCGGGATATGTGCTGAGTAAAGAGGCGTTAAGGAGATATGGGAAGAAGGGTCACGATTCTAAACTGTGCCGGCGTGATGGTGGCCCAGAAGATGTGGAGTTCGGCAGATGTATGGCGAAATTGGGGGTGAAGAAAGTCAATACAACTGACGCCCTCGGGAGGAGCAGATTCCATCCCCTTCAGCCGGAATCATATTTTGATCAAAACGGTGCTAAGAAG GTACTGACACCAACCACCAATCAGGAACTGACACCAGCCACTAATCAGGAACTGACAACAACCACCAATCAAATACTGACACCAACTACCAATCAAGAATTGACACCAACCACCAGCCAGGAACTGACACCAACCACCAATCAAAAACTGGCACCAAGCACCAGTCAGGAAATGACACCAACCACCAATCAGGAACTAGCACCAACCACCAATCAGGAAGTGACACCAACTACCAATCAGGAAATGACACCAACCACCAAACAGGAACTGACACCAACCATCAATCAGGAAATGACACCAACCACCAATCAAGAACTGACACCAGCCACGTGA